Proteins from one Pseudoalteromonas undina genomic window:
- the secE gene encoding preprotein translocase subunit SecE, giving the protein MSTNIETPSSGMESVKWLVAIALLAGAVVGNHMFADQSVLLRAIGVVVAIAAGLAIASQTLKGRTFLAFAKEARIEVRKVVWPTRQETTHTTLIVMVATVIMALILWGLDGILFRAVGFLTGLEI; this is encoded by the coding sequence ATGAGCACGAATATAGAAACACCATCGAGTGGGATGGAGTCAGTAAAGTGGTTAGTAGCAATTGCGCTACTTGCAGGCGCAGTCGTTGGTAACCATATGTTTGCAGATCAGTCTGTATTACTACGTGCTATTGGCGTTGTGGTTGCGATAGCTGCGGGTTTAGCTATTGCTTCGCAAACTTTAAAGGGACGTACATTCCTTGCTTTTGCAAAAGAAGCGCGTATCGAAGTACGCAAGGTAGTTTGGCCGACGCGTCAAGAAACAACGCACACGACATTAATTGTAATGGTTGCAACAGTGATTATGGCATTAATCCTTTGGGGATTAGATGGCATTTTATTCCGCGCTGTAGGCTTTTTAACTGGATTGGAGATCTGA
- the nusG gene encoding transcription termination/antitermination protein NusG, with product MSDENNEKKLRWYVVQAFSGYEKRVAQTLLEHIKIKGLEDSFGEVLVPTEEVVEMRAGQKRKSERKFFPGYVLVQMDMNDASWHLVNSTERVMGFIGGTSDRPAPISTKEADRILNRLQENAEAPKPATLFEPGEVVRVTDGPFADFSGVVEEVDYEKSRVKVSVLIFGRSTPVELEFGQVEQDK from the coding sequence ATGTCGGATGAGAATAACGAAAAGAAACTACGTTGGTACGTAGTACAGGCTTTCTCAGGTTATGAGAAGCGTGTTGCTCAAACATTATTAGAGCATATTAAAATCAAAGGTCTAGAAGATAGCTTTGGTGAAGTATTAGTTCCTACTGAAGAAGTCGTAGAGATGCGTGCTGGTCAAAAGCGTAAATCTGAGCGTAAATTCTTCCCAGGTTACGTACTAGTACAAATGGATATGAATGATGCAAGCTGGCACTTAGTAAATAGCACTGAACGTGTTATGGGCTTTATTGGTGGCACATCAGACCGTCCAGCACCTATTAGCACCAAAGAAGCTGATCGTATTCTTAACCGTCTACAAGAGAACGCAGAAGCGCCTAAACCAGCAACATTATTTGAGCCGGGTGAAGTGGTTCGTGTTACTGATGGTCCATTTGCAGACTTTAGTGGTGTGGTTGAAGAAGTTGACTACGAAAAGAGCCGCGTTAAAGTGTCGGTACTTATTTTTGGTCGTTCTACGCCAGTTGAACTTGAATTTGGTCAAGTTGAACAAGATAAGTAA
- the rplK gene encoding 50S ribosomal protein L11 encodes MAKKVEALIKLQVAAGMANPSPPVGPALGQHGVNIMEFCKAFNARTESIEKGAPVPVVISVYGDRSFTFDMKTPPAAYLLKKAAGIKSGSGRPNTEKVGTVTRAQLEEIVETKKPDLTASDLEAAVRTIAGSARAMGLNVED; translated from the coding sequence ATGGCTAAGAAAGTTGAAGCTCTAATCAAGCTACAAGTTGCTGCTGGTATGGCTAACCCTAGTCCTCCAGTAGGTCCAGCACTAGGTCAACACGGTGTAAACATCATGGAATTCTGTAAAGCGTTCAACGCACGTACAGAATCTATCGAAAAAGGCGCTCCAGTTCCTGTAGTGATCTCTGTTTACGGCGACCGTTCATTTACGTTCGACATGAAAACGCCACCGGCTGCTTACTTACTTAAGAAAGCTGCAGGTATCAAATCTGGTTCAGGCCGTCCTAACACTGAAAAAGTAGGCACAGTAACTCGTGCTCAACTTGAAGAAATCGTTGAGACAAAGAAACCAGACCTTACAGCTTCTGATTTAGAAGCTGCGGTTCGCACTATCGCAGGTTCTGCGCGTGCGATGGGCTTGAACGTAGAGGACTAA
- the rplA gene encoding 50S ribosomal protein L1 codes for MAKLTKRMRTIREKVEVTKDYEINEAVALLKELATAKFVESVDVAVNLGIDARKSDQNVRGATVLPNGTGRDVRVAVFTQGANAEAAKEAGAELVGMEDLADLVKKGEMNFDVVVASPDAMRVVGQLGQILGPRGLMPNPKTGTVTPNVAEAVKNAKAGQVRYRNDKNGIIHTTIGKVDFTAEQLQQNLEALIVALKKAKPSQAKGVYLKKVTISTTMGAGVSVDQGTLSTVVA; via the coding sequence ATGGCTAAATTAACTAAACGTATGCGTACTATCCGCGAAAAAGTGGAAGTAACTAAAGATTACGAAATTAACGAAGCAGTTGCTCTTTTAAAAGAACTAGCGACAGCTAAATTCGTAGAAAGTGTTGACGTTGCTGTTAACCTTGGTATCGATGCTCGTAAATCTGATCAAAACGTTCGTGGTGCTACTGTACTACCTAACGGTACTGGTCGTGACGTTCGTGTTGCTGTATTCACTCAAGGCGCTAATGCAGAAGCTGCAAAAGAAGCCGGTGCTGAATTAGTAGGCATGGAAGATCTTGCTGACCTAGTTAAGAAAGGCGAGATGAATTTTGACGTTGTTGTTGCATCACCAGACGCTATGCGTGTTGTTGGTCAACTAGGTCAAATCTTAGGCCCACGTGGTCTAATGCCAAACCCTAAAACTGGTACTGTAACACCTAACGTTGCAGAAGCAGTTAAAAATGCGAAAGCAGGTCAAGTGCGTTACCGCAATGACAAAAATGGTATCATCCATACTACTATTGGTAAGGTTGATTTCACTGCTGAGCAGTTACAACAAAACCTTGAAGCTCTAATTGTTGCGCTTAAGAAGGCTAAACCTTCTCAAGCTAAAGGTGTTTACTTGAAGAAAGTAACTATCTCTACAACAATGGGCGCAGGTGTTTCTGTTGACCAAGGCACTTTAAGCACAGTTGTTGCTTAA
- the rplJ gene encoding 50S ribosomal protein L10: MALNLQGKKAIVAEVNEAATGALSAVVADSRGVTVGAITALRKEAREAGVWMKVVRNTLAKRALEGTDFECLSDSFVGPSLIAFSSEHPGAAARIFSDFAKKNEKFELKTAAFEGNVVDAAMLATLPTYDEAVARLMSAMKEASAGKLCKTIEAVRVQKEEQAA, from the coding sequence ATGGCTTTAAATCTTCAAGGCAAAAAGGCAATTGTTGCTGAAGTCAACGAAGCAGCCACTGGTGCTCTATCTGCAGTAGTTGCAGATTCTCGTGGTGTAACAGTTGGTGCAATCACTGCCCTTCGTAAAGAAGCTCGCGAAGCGGGTGTTTGGATGAAAGTTGTCCGTAACACTCTAGCTAAACGTGCTCTTGAAGGAACAGACTTTGAATGCCTATCTGATTCATTTGTTGGTCCAAGCTTAATCGCTTTCTCATCAGAGCACCCAGGTGCTGCTGCGCGTATCTTTTCAGACTTCGCGAAAAAGAATGAGAAATTTGAGCTTAAAACGGCCGCTTTTGAAGGTAATGTAGTAGATGCAGCTATGCTTGCAACTCTACCTACATACGACGAAGCTGTTGCACGCTTAATGAGCGCTATGAAAGAAGCGTCTGCTGGTAAATTGTGTAAAACAATTGAAGCAGTACGTGTACAGAAAGAAGAGCAAGCTGCTTAA
- the rplL gene encoding 50S ribosomal protein L7/L12, with protein MSVTKDQILDAIAEMSVMDVVALVEAMEEKFGVTAAAAMVAGPAAEAAEEKTEFDVILTGAGANKVAAIKAVRGATGLGLKEAKALVEAAPTPVKEGISKEEAEALAKDLTEAGAEVEVK; from the coding sequence ATGTCTGTAACTAAAGACCAAATCCTTGACGCAATTGCTGAAATGTCAGTAATGGACGTTGTTGCTCTAGTTGAAGCAATGGAAGAAAAATTCGGCGTAACTGCTGCAGCTGCTATGGTAGCAGGTCCTGCTGCTGAAGCTGCTGAAGAGAAAACAGAATTTGACGTAATCCTTACTGGCGCTGGCGCTAATAAAGTTGCGGCAATCAAAGCTGTACGTGGCGCAACTGGTCTTGGCTTAAAAGAAGCTAAAGCTCTAGTTGAAGCTGCTCCAACTCCAGTTAAAGAAGGTATCTCTAAGGAAGAAGCTGAAGCTCTTGCTAAAGACCTTACAGAAGCTGGTGCTGAAGTTGAGGTTAAGTAA
- the rpoB gene encoding DNA-directed RNA polymerase subunit beta — translation MAYSYSEKKRIRKDFGKRPQVLDIPFLLSTQLESFKKFLVPDADGDHGLEAAFRSVFPIKSYSGNSELQYVSYRIGEPVFDVKECQIRGVTYSAPLRVKLRLVVMDKEAPGTVKDIKEQEVYMGEIPLMTDTGTFVINGTERVIVSQLHRSPGVFFDNDRGKTHSSGKVLYNARVIPYRGSWLDFEFDAKDNLYVRIDRRRKLPASIILRALEYTSEEILDIFFDTTAFEIADGKVLMELVPSRLRGETAAFDIKSEDGEVLVESGRRVTARHIKSIEKKGIKQLEVPHEYIIGRVLAKNYVDESTGEIIATANDELTLEMMAELVKAGHTTIDTLYINEVDSGAYMSNTLNIDSSSNRLEALVEIYRMMRPGEPPTKDAAEALFENLFFSEERYDLSTVGRMKFNSRVGYDSDTGPGTLSKEDIVAVMKVLIAIRNGVGDVDDIDHLGNRRIRSVGEMAENQFRVGLVRVERAVRERLSLGDLDAVMPQDLINAKPISAAVKEFFGSSQLSQFMDQNNPLSEVTHKRRISALGPGGLTRERAGFEVRDVHVTHYGRVCPIETPEGPNIGLINSLSTYARTNDYGFLETPYRKVVDGVVTDEVDYLSAIEEGQFVIAQANSNLTETNEFVDELIPCRHKGESTFMGRMDQQYMDVSPQQVISVAAALIPFLEHDDANRALMGSNMQRQAVPTLKADKPLVGTGIELTLAKDSGVTIVAKRGGEVMYADASRIVVNVHEEERIPGEAGIDIYNLTKYTRSNQNTCINQKPTCMVGEPVTRGDVLADGPSTDLGDLALGQNLRVAFMPWNGYNFEDSILLSERVVEEDRLTTIHIQELQCIARDTKLGSEEITADIPNVGESALGKLDESGVVYIGAEVKGGDILVGKVTPKGETQLTPEEKLLRAIFGEKASDVKDSSLRVPNSVTGTVIDVQVFTRDGVEKDKRALEVEDMQLREAKKDFNEEFRILEAGVLERARKLLVAAGFDEDNLASLNAEKLLTQSLAEEDKQAELEQLAAQYDELKAEYDKKFENKRRKITQGDDLAPGVLKIVKVYLAVKRRIQPGDKMAGRHGNKGVISTIVPVEDMPYDDKGRTVDIVLNPLGVPSRMNIGQILETHMGLAARGIGERLEEMMKEQRELHELREFIKQAYEIGESRQVVDIASFSDDEIRRLAENLKGGLPIATPAFDGAKEDEIKDMLELGGYPRSGQVTLYDGRTGDQFERQVTVGYMYMLKLNHLVDDKMHARSTGSYSLVTQQPLGGKAQFGGQRFGEMEVWALEAYGAAYTLQEMLTVKSDDVNGRTKMYKNIVDGNHKMEPGMPESFNVLLKEIRSLGINIELEEN, via the coding sequence ATGGCTTACTCTTATTCTGAAAAGAAACGTATCCGTAAGGATTTTGGTAAACGTCCACAAGTTTTGGATATACCTTTCTTACTGTCGACGCAGTTAGAATCGTTTAAAAAATTCTTAGTCCCGGACGCTGATGGCGATCATGGTTTGGAAGCTGCCTTCCGTTCTGTGTTCCCAATTAAAAGCTACTCGGGAAATTCTGAGCTTCAATACGTAAGTTATCGTATTGGTGAGCCAGTATTCGATGTAAAAGAATGTCAAATTCGCGGTGTGACTTATTCTGCTCCACTTCGCGTGAAACTGCGTCTTGTAGTAATGGACAAAGAAGCTCCAGGCACAGTTAAAGACATTAAAGAGCAAGAAGTTTACATGGGCGAAATTCCGCTCATGACCGATACCGGTACTTTTGTAATCAATGGTACAGAGCGTGTTATCGTTTCTCAGCTACACCGTAGCCCTGGTGTATTCTTTGATAACGACCGCGGTAAAACTCACTCGTCAGGTAAAGTGCTTTATAACGCACGTGTAATTCCTTACCGTGGTTCATGGTTAGACTTCGAATTTGATGCAAAAGATAACTTATATGTACGTATTGACCGTCGTCGTAAATTACCGGCGTCTATCATCCTACGTGCACTTGAGTACACGAGTGAAGAAATCCTAGATATCTTCTTCGATACTACTGCGTTTGAAATCGCTGACGGTAAAGTTCTTATGGAACTTGTGCCTTCACGTTTACGTGGTGAAACTGCCGCTTTTGATATCAAGAGCGAAGACGGTGAAGTCCTTGTTGAAAGCGGTCGTCGTGTTACGGCTCGCCACATCAAGAGCATCGAGAAAAAAGGCATTAAGCAATTAGAAGTACCACATGAGTACATCATTGGCCGTGTATTAGCGAAGAACTATGTTGATGAGTCAACAGGTGAAATCATTGCTACTGCAAATGACGAGCTAACGCTTGAAATGATGGCTGAATTGGTTAAAGCCGGTCACACGACCATTGATACACTATACATCAATGAAGTGGACAGCGGCGCTTACATGTCAAATACGTTGAATATTGACTCGTCAAGCAACCGTTTAGAAGCACTAGTAGAAATTTATCGCATGATGCGCCCAGGCGAGCCACCGACGAAAGACGCGGCTGAAGCCTTATTTGAGAACTTATTCTTCTCAGAAGAACGCTATGACTTATCAACAGTAGGTCGTATGAAGTTCAATAGCCGTGTTGGTTACGATTCAGACACAGGCCCTGGCACATTAAGCAAAGAAGACATCGTAGCGGTTATGAAAGTATTGATTGCTATTCGTAACGGTGTTGGCGATGTTGATGATATAGACCACTTAGGCAACCGTCGTATACGTAGTGTTGGCGAAATGGCTGAGAATCAATTCCGTGTAGGTTTAGTACGTGTAGAACGTGCTGTACGTGAGCGTTTAAGCTTAGGTGACCTTGATGCGGTAATGCCACAAGATCTTATTAACGCTAAGCCTATTTCGGCAGCGGTTAAAGAGTTCTTCGGCTCGTCTCAGTTATCACAGTTTATGGACCAAAATAACCCGCTATCAGAAGTAACGCATAAGCGTCGTATTTCTGCATTAGGTCCGGGCGGTCTAACTCGTGAACGCGCTGGCTTTGAAGTACGTGACGTTCACGTAACTCACTACGGTCGCGTATGTCCAATCGAGACTCCTGAGGGTCCAAACATCGGTCTAATTAACTCATTGTCTACGTATGCACGTACCAATGACTACGGTTTCTTAGAAACACCTTACCGCAAAGTGGTAGACGGTGTAGTAACTGATGAAGTTGATTACCTATCAGCCATTGAGGAAGGTCAGTTTGTTATCGCACAGGCGAACTCAAACTTAACTGAAACCAATGAGTTTGTAGATGAACTTATTCCATGTCGTCACAAAGGTGAATCAACCTTTATGGGTCGCATGGACCAGCAATATATGGATGTATCACCACAACAGGTGATCTCTGTAGCGGCAGCACTTATCCCGTTCCTAGAACACGATGATGCTAACCGTGCATTGATGGGTTCAAACATGCAACGTCAAGCAGTACCAACATTGAAAGCGGACAAACCGTTAGTAGGTACAGGTATTGAGTTAACACTAGCAAAAGATTCTGGTGTAACGATTGTTGCTAAACGTGGTGGTGAAGTAATGTATGCCGACGCAAGTCGCATCGTTGTTAATGTACATGAAGAAGAGCGCATCCCTGGTGAAGCGGGCATCGACATCTACAACTTAACCAAGTACACACGTTCTAACCAAAATACATGTATTAACCAAAAGCCGACTTGTATGGTTGGTGAACCGGTTACTCGTGGCGATGTGTTAGCAGATGGTCCTTCGACTGACTTAGGTGACTTAGCCCTTGGTCAAAACCTTCGCGTGGCATTCATGCCATGGAACGGTTACAACTTCGAGGATTCAATCTTACTATCAGAGCGCGTAGTTGAAGAAGATCGTCTAACGACTATCCACATTCAAGAACTACAGTGTATCGCCCGTGATACTAAATTAGGCTCAGAAGAGATCACAGCAGATATCCCGAACGTGGGTGAATCTGCACTAGGCAAGCTTGATGAATCAGGCGTTGTATATATTGGTGCTGAAGTTAAAGGCGGCGATATCCTAGTAGGTAAAGTGACTCCGAAAGGCGAAACGCAATTAACACCAGAAGAGAAGCTACTACGTGCTATCTTCGGTGAAAAAGCGTCTGACGTTAAAGACAGCTCTTTACGTGTACCTAACTCTGTAACTGGTACTGTAATCGACGTACAAGTTTTCACCCGTGATGGTGTTGAAAAAGATAAGCGTGCGTTAGAAGTTGAAGACATGCAGCTTCGCGAAGCGAAGAAAGACTTCAACGAAGAGTTCCGTATTCTAGAAGCTGGTGTTTTAGAGCGTGCTCGCAAGTTACTTGTGGCAGCTGGCTTCGATGAAGACAACTTAGCGTCACTGAATGCTGAAAAGTTACTAACTCAAAGCCTTGCTGAAGAAGACAAGCAAGCTGAACTTGAGCAACTAGCTGCACAGTACGATGAGCTTAAAGCTGAATACGATAAGAAGTTTGAAAACAAACGTCGTAAAATTACTCAAGGTGATGACTTAGCGCCAGGTGTACTTAAAATTGTTAAAGTATACTTAGCTGTTAAACGTCGTATCCAACCGGGTGATAAAATGGCGGGTCGTCACGGTAACAAAGGTGTTATCTCGACTATCGTACCAGTAGAAGATATGCCATACGATGACAAAGGTCGTACGGTAGATATCGTACTAAATCCACTAGGTGTACCATCGCGAATGAACATCGGTCAGATCCTTGAAACACATATGGGTCTAGCTGCACGCGGTATTGGTGAGCGCTTAGAAGAAATGATGAAAGAGCAACGCGAGCTTCATGAGCTACGTGAATTCATCAAACAAGCTTATGAGATCGGTGAATCTCGTCAGGTTGTGGATATCGCTAGTTTCTCTGATGACGAAATTCGTCGTTTAGCTGAAAACTTGAAAGGTGGTTTACCGATTGCTACTCCTGCATTTGATGGCGCGAAAGAAGACGAAATCAAAGACATGCTAGAGCTAGGCGGCTACCCTAGAAGTGGTCAGGTTACACTTTATGATGGCCGTACTGGCGATCAGTTTGAACGTCAAGTAACAGTAGGTTACATGTACATGCTTAAACTTAACCACTTGGTTGATGATAAGATGCACGCGCGTTCTACTGGTTCTTACAGCCTTGTTACTCAGCAGCCGCTGGGTGGTAAAGCACAGTTCGGTGGCCAGCGTTTTGGTGAGATGGAAGTATGGGCACTTGAAGCTTACGGTGCTGCTTACACTCTACAAGAAATGCTAACAGTGAAATCGGATGACGTGAACGGTCGTACTAAGATGTATAAAAACATCGTTGATGGTAACCATAAAATGGAACCAGGTATGCCAGAATCGTTCAACGTATTGTTGAAAGAAATCCGCTCACTGGGTATCAACATCGAGTTGGAAGAAAATTAA